A genomic window from Lotus japonicus ecotype B-129 chromosome 1, LjGifu_v1.2 includes:
- the LOC130730823 gene encoding B3 domain-containing transcription factor VRN1-like isoform X2 has protein sequence MTCNKRDKNSAIRFFKIITATSLEAGKLKVPNGFTRKHGGDVSNSVFLKPPDDKKWKIHWTKDQDGYIWFEKGWKEFASYYSLDHGHLILFEYNKTVPSHFEVHIFDKSTLEIEYPFHGSKDEQNNFDQILDERQKCKKSRLKSPESCPQPRKKLRTCTSGNVGRSSKLPKMPQHVNGTEFENSTFADGNVGGGALECLKRNKLTCKNTKIPSFRSVIKPSYVSEYLHVRLDFAKKHLENNQSDIIILHDMDGKTWNVKYLHGRSRISSGWRKFVLDNNLKVGDVCDFVLTKSQPLSFKVSILQLGGDQPHSTPPQESRVNGLDPAAIIIDEERETTINRKALNQANEFASELENPYFIVQIKPSNRRDYRQEVCIDFVRNYFSRKQWLMLRFEKKPWRVKLNRYPNAGTAKLCKGWARFARKIKLVAGDVCVFELINKEDAHAVPELDVHVFKG, from the exons ATGACTTGCAACAAGCGTGATAAGAATTCTGCAATCCGTTTCTTTAAGATCATCACAGCAACAAGTCTTGAAGCTGGAAAATTG AAGGTTCCAAATGGTTTCACTAGGAAACATGGTGGTGATGTGTCAAATTCAGTGTTTCTGAAGCCTCCAGATGACAAAAAATGGAAGATACACTGGACTAAAGATCAAGATGGTTATATTTGGTTTGAAAAGGGTTGGAAAGAATTTGCTTCATACTACTCCCTTGATCATGGCCACTTGATATTGTTTGAATACAACAAGACAGTGCCTTCTCATTTTGAAGTCCACATATTTGACAAAAGTACCCTTGAAATAGAATATCCTTTCCATGGGAGTAAAGATGAACAGAACAACTTTGATCAGATTTTGGATGAGAGACAGAAATGTAAGAAGAGTAGACTGAAATCACCAGAGTCATGTCCTCAGCCAAGGAAGAAATTGAGAACTTGCACAAGTGGAAATGTTGGAAGAAGCTCCAAATTGCCAAAGATGCCTCAGCATGTTAATGGGACAGAATTTGAGAACTCAACATTTGCTGATG GGAATGTGGGTGGTGGTGCCCTTGAATGCCTAAAAAGGAACAAGTTAACttgtaaaaatactaaaatccCCTCTTTCAGATCTGTTATTAAACCTTCCTATGTTAGTGAATACTTG CATGTTCGATTAGATTTTGCAAAAAAGCATTTGGAGAACAACCAAAGTGATATCATCATCCTTCATGACATGGATGGGAAAACTTGGAATGTTAAATATCTTCATGGAAGAAGTAGAATCAGTTCTGGATGGAGGAAATTTGTGTTAGACAATAATTTGAAAGTGGGGGATGTTTGTGATTTTGTGTTAACCAAAAGCCAACCTCTTTCTTTCAAAGTATCAATCTTGCAACTTGGGGGAGATCAACCACATTCTACTCCACCACAAG AATCTAGAGTTAATGGCTTAGACCCTGCAGCAATAATCATAGATGAAGAACGTGAAACTACTATTAACAGGAAAG CTCTAAACCAAGCAAATGAATTCGCCTCAGAATTGGAAAATCCCTATTTCATCGTCCAGATAAAGCCAAGTAACCGGAGGGATTACAGACAG GAAGTATGTATTGACTTTGTCAGAAACTACTTCAGTCGAAAGCAGTGGTTGATGTTACGATTTGAAAAGAAACCGTGGCGTGTGAAGTTGAACCGTTATCCTAACGCGGGTACTGCCAAGTTGTGTAAAGGTTGGGCCAGGTTTGCAAGAAAAATTAAATTGGTAGCTGGAGATGTTTGTGTATTCGAACTCATCAACAAGGAAGATGCACATGCTGTGCCTGAGCTTGATGTTCATGTTTTCAAAGGCTAA
- the LOC130730823 gene encoding B3 domain-containing transcription factor VRN1-like isoform X1 produces MTCNKRDKNSAIRFFKIITATSLEAGKLKVPNGFTRKHGGDVSNSVFLKPPDDKKWKIHWTKDQDGYIWFEKGWKEFASYYSLDHGHLILFEYNKTVPSHFEVHIFDKSTLEIEYPFHGSKDEQNNFDQILDERQKCKKSRLKSPESCPQPRKKLRTCTSGNVGRSSKLPKMPQHVNGTEFENSTFADGNVGGGALECLKRNKLTCKNTKIPSFRSVIKPSYVSEYLHVRLDFAKKHLENNQSDIIILHDMDGKTWNVKYLHGRSRISSGWRKFVLDNNLKVGDVCDFVLTKSQPLSFKVSILQLGGDQPHSTPPQESRVNGLDPAAIIIDEERETTINRKALNQANEFASELENPYFIVQIKPSNRRDYRQQEVCIDFVRNYFSRKQWLMLRFEKKPWRVKLNRYPNAGTAKLCKGWARFARKIKLVAGDVCVFELINKEDAHAVPELDVHVFKG; encoded by the exons ATGACTTGCAACAAGCGTGATAAGAATTCTGCAATCCGTTTCTTTAAGATCATCACAGCAACAAGTCTTGAAGCTGGAAAATTG AAGGTTCCAAATGGTTTCACTAGGAAACATGGTGGTGATGTGTCAAATTCAGTGTTTCTGAAGCCTCCAGATGACAAAAAATGGAAGATACACTGGACTAAAGATCAAGATGGTTATATTTGGTTTGAAAAGGGTTGGAAAGAATTTGCTTCATACTACTCCCTTGATCATGGCCACTTGATATTGTTTGAATACAACAAGACAGTGCCTTCTCATTTTGAAGTCCACATATTTGACAAAAGTACCCTTGAAATAGAATATCCTTTCCATGGGAGTAAAGATGAACAGAACAACTTTGATCAGATTTTGGATGAGAGACAGAAATGTAAGAAGAGTAGACTGAAATCACCAGAGTCATGTCCTCAGCCAAGGAAGAAATTGAGAACTTGCACAAGTGGAAATGTTGGAAGAAGCTCCAAATTGCCAAAGATGCCTCAGCATGTTAATGGGACAGAATTTGAGAACTCAACATTTGCTGATG GGAATGTGGGTGGTGGTGCCCTTGAATGCCTAAAAAGGAACAAGTTAACttgtaaaaatactaaaatccCCTCTTTCAGATCTGTTATTAAACCTTCCTATGTTAGTGAATACTTG CATGTTCGATTAGATTTTGCAAAAAAGCATTTGGAGAACAACCAAAGTGATATCATCATCCTTCATGACATGGATGGGAAAACTTGGAATGTTAAATATCTTCATGGAAGAAGTAGAATCAGTTCTGGATGGAGGAAATTTGTGTTAGACAATAATTTGAAAGTGGGGGATGTTTGTGATTTTGTGTTAACCAAAAGCCAACCTCTTTCTTTCAAAGTATCAATCTTGCAACTTGGGGGAGATCAACCACATTCTACTCCACCACAAG AATCTAGAGTTAATGGCTTAGACCCTGCAGCAATAATCATAGATGAAGAACGTGAAACTACTATTAACAGGAAAG CTCTAAACCAAGCAAATGAATTCGCCTCAGAATTGGAAAATCCCTATTTCATCGTCCAGATAAAGCCAAGTAACCGGAGGGATTACAGACAG CAGGAAGTATGTATTGACTTTGTCAGAAACTACTTCAGTCGAAAGCAGTGGTTGATGTTACGATTTGAAAAGAAACCGTGGCGTGTGAAGTTGAACCGTTATCCTAACGCGGGTACTGCCAAGTTGTGTAAAGGTTGGGCCAGGTTTGCAAGAAAAATTAAATTGGTAGCTGGAGATGTTTGTGTATTCGAACTCATCAACAAGGAAGATGCACATGCTGTGCCTGAGCTTGATGTTCATGTTTTCAAAGGCTAA
- the LOC130730824 gene encoding uncharacterized protein At5g39865-like has product MPSYFSELEDMKGMRGTFLRKFKLIPTITNLKQGLVLQLNPPDNVFCIKKSPTPPIHDDHKQSNMAELEINAIEDDKDFEEKEFSLSNLSEENLVAPNLSETKMEPNSKQLPCIKEHPSLTDFEEICPPGSGSNSIILYTTSLRGIRKTFQDCNTIRFLLRSFKVIYHERDVSLHLEYREELWKILGGRLIPPKLFIKGRYIGGADEVVGLHEMGWLGKFLEGTEIDSSESSCIGCANMRFAICSACSGSCKVFTSNGDNSDELFLRCAECNENGLVKCPICC; this is encoded by the coding sequence ATGCCATCCTATTTTTCAGAGCTAGAAGATATGAAAGGAATGAGAGGAACCTTTCTTAGAAAATTTAAACTCATCCCAACCATAACCAACTTGAAACAAGGCCTTGTTCTTCAGCTCAACCCCCCAGATAATGTGTTCTGCATCAAGAAATCTCCAACACCACCAATCCATGATGACCACAAACAAAGCAACATGGCTGAGCTAGAGATTAATGCAATTGAGGATGATAAGGACTTTGAGGAAAAAGAATTCAGTCTCAGCAATTTGTCAGAAGAGAATTTGGTGGCTCCTAATTTGTCAGAGACCAAGATGGAGCCAAATAGCAAACAGTTGCCATGCATCAAAGAACACCCATCTCTCACAgattttgaagagatttgtCCACCAGGATCAGGAAGCAATTCAATCATTCTCTACACAACAAGCTTGAGAGGGATAAGAAAAACCTTTCAGGATTGCAACACTATCAGGTTCTTGTTGAGAAGCTTTAAGGTAATATACCATGAAAGGGATGTGTCTCTACACTTGGAATACAGAGAGGAGCTGTGGAAGATCTTGGGTGGCAGATTGATTCCCCCAAAGCTGTTTATCAAGGGCAGGTACATTGGAGGAGCTGATGAAGTGGTTGGATTGCATGAGATGGGTTGGCTTGGTAAGTTTTTGGAAGGAACAGAAATTGATTCTTCTGAGAGCTCCTGCATTGGCTGTGCCAACATGAGATTTgcaatttgctctgcctgttcTGGCAGCTGCAAAGTCTTCACCAGCAATGGTGACAACAGTGATGAATTGTTCCTCAGATGTGCTGAGTGCAATGAAAATGGGTTGGTTAAATGCCCCATTTGCTGCTAG
- the LOC130732698 gene encoding F-box/FBD/LRR-repeat protein At3g14710-like, with protein sequence MESGAMVIGCSCNLHKRLMGNEGEDIFNTLPEFVVGHILSLLPTKDAVRTSVLSKSWLSRWTFVNKLDLDDSVFYSSKKKTVAKKHFMNFVNRALLLTESSSLDSFSLVISNKYDACLVNTWISSILKRNVKNLRINSHFDQHLPFFVLTSRSLLALKLLEEVEIKMSSCAIRVPTAHVHFGSLKVLKLSGIVFTIDDYVKYLRLRLPVLKEFESKNCVWLNAICVTLEAPLLERVYIEDSKTTSHELRRGGIWIYAWHLAEFTYCGYGLWQHIVLSEPSVAHNASANITINLPVTRPVGLQGIQLLKQFSQVKHLKFDGSQVTTLKGVANLPVFGMMSHLELGLVTAEFLLGLLLKSPVLRTLHFKGIYSFEQELLNSGVVPGCLRATLQVVKFENFNGLEHELCLAKFLIENGGVLERMSFSLVSSQLGKSKIIEEFKKKLFSFKKSFSLAIVEFSND encoded by the exons ATGGAGTCTGGTGCAATGGTTATTGGGTGTAGCTGTAACTTACATAAGAGGCTGATGGGAAATGAGGGTGAAGACATATTCAACACGCTACCTGAATTTGTTGTAGGTCACATACTCTCTCTTCTCCCAACAAAAGATGCAGTTCGGACTAGTGTATTATCCAAGAGTTGGTTATCTCGCTGGACATTCGTCAACAAGCTGGACTTAGATGATAGTGTGTTCTattcttcaaagaagaaaactGTGGCAAAAAAGCACTTCATGAACTTTGTGAACAGGGCACTTCTTCTTACCGAATCTTCAAGTTTGGACAGCTTCTCTCTTGTGATCTCTAACAAGTATGATGCATGCCTTGTTAATACATGGATCTCTAGTATCTTGAAAAGGAATGTAAAAAACCTTCGTATTAACTCACATTTTGATCAACATCTCCCCTTCTTCGTTCTTACATCTCGTTCACTTTTAGCCTTGAAGTTATTAGAAGAAGTGGAAATCAAAATGTCTTCTTGTGCTATAAGAGTCCCCACCGCCCATGTCCATTTTGGATCCCTAAAAGTCCTCAAGTTGTCTGGAATTGTATTTACCATTGACGACTATGTTAAGTATCTGCGCCTTAGATTACCGGTCCTGAAAGAGTTTGAGTCAAAAAACTGTGTTTGGTTAAATGCCATTTGTGTTACTTTGGAAGCACCACTACTTGAAAGAGTTTACATAGAAGACAGTAAGACAACATCACATGAGCTACGTAGGGGTGGAATCTGGATTTACGCTTGGCACCTTGCAGAATTCACTTATTGTGGTTATGGGCTATGGCAGCATATTGTTCTGTCTGAACCATCAGTAGCTCATAACGCTTCAGCTAATATCACTATAAATCTGCCTGTTACTCGACCAGTAGGACTTCAGGGAATACAGCTTCTCAAACAATTCAGTCAAGTGAAGCATCTCAAATTTGACGGGTCACAG GTTACGACACTAAAAGGAGTGGCTAATCTACCTGTATTTGGAATGATGAGCCATTTAGAGCTTGGCTTAGTTACTGCTGAATTTTTATTAGGCCTACTTTTAAAGTCACCAGTTCTCAGGACTCTACATTTCAAG GGAATATATAGCTTCGAGCAAGAGCTTTTGAATTCTGGTGTTGTGCCTGGTTGTTTGAGAGCTACCCTGCAGGTTGTGaagtttgaaaattttaatgGACTCGAGCATGAGCTGTGTTTAGCTAAATTTCTGATAGAGAATGGTGGGGTGCTGGAGAGGATGAGTTTCTCCCTTGTGAGTAGTCAGCTGGGAAAATCAAAGATCATTGAAGAATTTAAAAAGAAGTTGTTCTCATTTAAGAAATCTTTCTCCCTTGCTATTGTGGAATTTTCGAATGATTAA